The Deltaproteobacteria bacterium genomic interval GCAAAAAAGCGCTGAAAGGGCTCCAGAAAAAGATTCATTACCGCTTTAAATCCCTCGACCTTCTCGATCAAGGATTGAGGCATAAGTCTTACGTCCATGAAAATATCGAGGCGGGTGGACAAGACAATGAGCGGTTGGAGTTCTTGGGGGATGCCGTCCTCGATCTGGTTATCAGTCATCTGATCATGGAACGCCATCCTGATTACCCCGAAGGGAATCTTTCGCGCTTGCGCGCGGCTGTGGTCAATGAGGCTCGCCTGGCCAAGATTGCCGGAGAACTGGCGCTGGGGGATTATCTCTTGCTGGGAAAAGGCGAAGAGATGACCGGTGGACGGCAAAAAAGTTCCATCCTGGCCGCTGCCCTGGAGGCCATTTTGGCAACCGTTTACCTGGATGGGGGGTTTAAAAAGGCTTGGCAGGTGATCTCCCGGCTTTTTTCTTTTCATCTAGACCGAGCCGAGCAAGAAGGATTCTACCAGGACTTCAAAACCAAGCTGCAGGAATTTTCCCAGGAAGCCCTCAAAGCCACCCCTCGCTACATG includes:
- the rnc gene encoding ribonuclease III, encoding MANNERKKALKGLQKKIHYRFKSLDLLDQGLRHKSYVHENIEAGGQDNERLEFLGDAVLDLVISHLIMERHPDYPEGNLSRLRAAVVNEARLAKIAGELALGDYLLLGKGEEMTGGRQKSSILAAALEAILATVYLDGGFKKAWQVISRLFSFHLDRAEQEGFYQDFKTKLQEFSQEALKATPRYMLVKEFGPDHDKVFGVKVMIQDKVAGVGAGKSKKEAEQRAAQRTLQKRHLFPEGSDD